The following proteins are encoded in a genomic region of Hymenobacter siberiensis:
- a CDS encoding energy transducer TonB, whose product MNTDQLKRLRPLYRRPWLLGGLFFLLLTILPRLAATQSYGQYATDTTQIFNYVDQVPTLPDGGGNLALVKAVQKQLQLPLEVREGRTEGRVFVRVVVGVSGVGRKAAVVQSLSPACDAAALAAVKRMPRLLPGRYQGQPVAVLLTVPVMFLSPRHVFTSTEVTRPARFPGGDVALEQYLQKNKATPAEVKQRDLQGRVAVRFVLKADGRIGASEVINPLCPSCDDEALRLVRGFPRWQPALGYDDQPVAMYQVVNISFSPPAPPTGQAAPVPENQVYSQVEQMPVLPGRNGPDGLQAALQELIEYPERASSGEGQVSFVVEPDGRVTRPVMLKPINSALDEAVLAAALRLPRFEPGRHNGQPVAVRLAVPVLIDIR is encoded by the coding sequence ATGAATACCGACCAACTAAAGCGACTGCGCCCCCTGTACCGCCGCCCCTGGCTGTTGGGTGGATTGTTCTTTCTACTCCTTACTATTCTTCCTAGGCTCGCCGCTACCCAGTCCTACGGCCAGTACGCCACCGATACCACGCAGATATTCAACTACGTGGACCAGGTACCCACCCTGCCCGACGGCGGCGGCAACCTGGCCTTGGTAAAGGCCGTGCAGAAGCAGCTTCAGCTGCCGCTGGAAGTGCGCGAAGGCCGCACTGAAGGGCGAGTATTCGTGCGCGTGGTGGTGGGGGTGAGTGGCGTGGGGCGAAAGGCAGCCGTGGTGCAGTCGCTCAGCCCTGCCTGCGATGCCGCCGCGCTGGCCGCCGTGAAGCGCATGCCGCGCCTGCTGCCGGGCCGCTACCAGGGCCAGCCGGTGGCGGTGCTGCTCACGGTGCCGGTGATGTTCCTGTCGCCACGCCACGTATTTACCAGCACGGAAGTCACCCGGCCGGCCCGGTTCCCCGGCGGCGATGTGGCCCTGGAACAATACCTGCAAAAGAACAAAGCTACCCCCGCCGAAGTAAAGCAGCGCGACCTCCAGGGCCGCGTCGCGGTGCGCTTCGTGCTGAAGGCCGATGGCCGCATCGGGGCCAGCGAAGTCATTAACCCCCTCTGCCCCAGCTGCGACGACGAAGCCCTGCGCCTCGTGCGCGGCTTCCCGCGCTGGCAGCCCGCCCTGGGCTACGACGACCAGCCCGTGGCCATGTACCAGGTGGTGAACATCTCGTTCAGCCCGCCCGCGCCGCCCACCGGCCAGGCCGCGCCGGTACCCGAAAACCAGGTGTACAGCCAAGTCGAGCAGATGCCCGTGCTGCCCGGCCGCAACGGCCCCGATGGCCTGCAAGCCGCCCTGCAGGAGCTAATTGAATACCCCGAGCGCGCCAGCAGCGGCGAGGGCCAGGTCAGCTTCGTGGTGGAGCCCGATGGCCGTGTCACGCGCCCGGTCATGCTCAAGCCCATCAATAGCGCCCTGGACGAGGCGGTGTTAGCGGCTGCCCTGCGCCTCCCCCGCTTCGAGCCCGGTCGCCATAACGGCCAGCCGGTCGCCGTGCGCCTGGCCGTACCGGTCCTGATTGACATTCGCTGA
- a CDS encoding TonB family protein gives MQGRVFVSFLVTESGEVRNGKIVKGIGGGCDEEVLAAVRLLPRFIPGTQQGRPVSVSFTVPVTFNIQDTKSVAADTLTRIYQLVDQMPRLPSGEGSRPIAQAIQRALVMPAEVANDSLLRKVFVGFIVGPSGVIRDVKVIRGLSANCNAAALAAVKQLPRFVGGKLNGLPASVSMTVPVLFGRLPQKP, from the coding sequence TTGCAGGGCCGGGTATTCGTCAGCTTTCTGGTAACGGAAAGCGGTGAGGTGCGGAACGGCAAGATTGTCAAGGGCATCGGAGGGGGGTGCGATGAGGAAGTGTTGGCCGCCGTACGGCTTCTACCTCGCTTTATCCCCGGCACCCAGCAGGGCAGGCCGGTATCAGTTTCCTTCACGGTACCCGTCACGTTCAATATTCAGGACACCAAATCCGTAGCTGCCGACACGCTGACTCGCATTTACCAACTGGTCGACCAGATGCCGCGCCTCCCGTCCGGGGAGGGTAGCCGCCCCATTGCCCAAGCCATTCAACGGGCGTTGGTGATGCCCGCTGAGGTAGCCAATGATTCTTTGCTCCGCAAGGTATTCGTGGGATTCATCGTCGGCCCCAGCGGGGTGATTCGTGACGTTAAAGTAATCCGGGGGCTGAGCGCCAACTGCAATGCCGCCGCGTTGGCCGCCGTGAAGCAGCTGCCACGCTTCGTAGGAGGCAAGCTAAACGGGCTGCCCGCCTCCGTGAGCATGACCGTGCCCGTGCTGTTTGGCCGGCTGCCGCAAAAACCCTGA